GCTGCGGCACCGGAACGCCGGTCAGCCGCTCCACCAGCTCCGGCCAGTGCGCCATCACCCCGGCCCGCGCCTCGTCCCAGCCGCTGGTGCGCTCCCGTACGAACTCCTCGTCCACCCGCCCCTGCGACACCACCAGGTGCAGCATGCCGAGCGCCAGCGCCAGATCGGTGCCGGGCCGGGGTGCCAGATGCAGGTCGGCCTGCTCGGCGGTCCTGGTGCGGCGCGGATCGATGACGATCAGCCGGCCGCCGTTCTCCCGCAGTTCGGTCAGATAGCGCAGCGCGGGCGGCATCGTCTCCGCGAGGTTCGAGCCCACGAGGATCACGCATCCGGTGCGCGGGATGTCCTCCAGCGGGAACGGCAGCCCGCGGTCGAGACCGAAGGCCCGCTGGTGCGCGGCGGCCGCCGACGACATGCAGAACCGCCCGTTGTAGTCGATCTGCGAGGTGCCGAGCACCACCCGGGCGAACTTCCCGAGGGAGTACGCCTTCTCGTTGGTCAGCCCGCCGCCGCCGAACACCCCCACCGCGTCGGCCCCGTGCGCCGCACGCGTCCCGCGCAGCCCCTCGGCGATCCGGGCCAGCGCCTCGTCCCAGCCGGCCGGCTCCAGCTCCCCGCTCGCCGCATCGCGTACGAGAGGACCGGTCAGCCGCACCGCCGAGGAGAGCACGGCGGGCGCGGAACGGCCCTTGCCGCACAGCGCGCCCCGGTTCACGGGGAAGGAGGTCCGCTCCTCCACCTCGACGACCGCGTCCCCGGCGACCGGGCGCAGGTTCATGCCGCACTGCAGCGCGCAGTACGGGCAGTGGGTCGCGGTGGCGGCAGGCACGGTACTGGTCATGCCCCCAGCCTGCGAGCCGGGTGTTACACGGGCGCCCGCTCCCGGTTACACCGCCGGTACGCACACCTCAGCCCGCCCGGCACCCGGCGGTGAGGTGAGCGGGCACGGTCACCGTCCGTCCGCCGCGAGGGCCTCGGTCACGCCCGGCTCCTTGGGCCCCAGGAAGTGCGGATCCGGCTCGAACAGGGCGTCCAGGGCCGCCTTCCCCGCCGCGAACACCTCCCGCGTGCCCCCGTAGTACCAGGTCGCATCGTGTACGGCATCGACCCCGACGCCGTACGCGTCGATTCCCGCCGCCCGGCACAGCGCGATCGCCCGCCGGATGTGGAAGCCCTGGCTCACCAGGACCGCCCGCTCGACCCCGAAGATCTTTCTGGCCCGCACGCACGAGTCCCAGGTGTCGAAGCCGGCGAAGTCGCTGACGATCCTGCTGTCCGGCACCCCGTGCGCGACCAGGAACGTGCGCATCGCGTCCGGCTCGTCGTACTCCACCCGGCTGTTGTCACCGGTCACCAGCACGACCTTCACCTTCTTGTCCCGGTACAGCTCGGCCGCGGTCCGCAGCCGGTTCGCGAGATACGGGGACGGCTTGCCGTCCCACAACCCCGCGCCGAACACCACTGCGACCTGCTGCGCGGGCACGTCCGCCGCCGTCCTGACCCGGGCGTCGGCGACCGTGTGCATCCAGGTGGCCGGGGCCAGCGCCAGCACACAGCCGACCATCAGGCCCTGCACGGCCAGGCGCCGCCCCCGTCGGGTCCGCGGCAGCCGTGGCCGCAACCGGCCGGCGGCCCCCTTCAGCGCCCGTACCGCACCCGCTCCCCATGGCTTCAGCCGCATCGAAGCCCCCCGCTTTCCCTTTTGTCCGGTGCCGTGTCGTGCTGTCCCCCTTCATGACTGGACGATCGAACAGCCGAAAGGGTTCTCCGGGAAGGCAGCGAATTGCTCCGCGTAGCATCGGCCGATGTTGCTTCCCCGGCTGATCGCGTCCGACCTGGACGGAACTCTGCTCCGTAACGACGGCACCCTCTCGCCCCGCACCCTGCGAGCCCTGCGCACGGCCGAGGACGCCGGCACGGAGATCGTCATCGTCACCGCCCGGCCGCCCCGGTTCGTCGACCGGCTCGCCGAGGCCACCGGCCTCGCGGGCACGGCGGTCTGCAGCAACGGGGCCCTCGTGTACGACATCGGGACCCGCACCGTCGTCTCCTCCCGCGTCCTGCCCCTGACCACCGCCCAACGGGTGGCCACCGCACTGGCGGCGGCGGTGCCCGAGGTGGGCTTCGCCCTGGAGACCGGCAACCAGGTGCTGTACGAACCCGCCTACCGGCTCCGCATGTGCGAGGACGCCGGCGCCGAACTCCCCGTACCGTCCCTCGCCGACCTCTGGCTGACCGAGGCCCCCGTGACCAAGCTGCTCGCCTGGTCGGACCGGCTCGACGCCGACACGCTGCTGGCCGCCGCCCGGCAGGGCACGGGTGACGAGGTGCAGCTCACCCACTCGGGCGGGCGCGGACTGCTGGAGATCAGCGCGCCCGGTGTCACCAAGGCCGGCACCCTGGAGGTGCTCTGCGCCGCCCGGGGCATCGACGCCACCGAGGTCATCGCCTTCGGCGACATGCCCAACGACCTCACCGTCCTCGCCTGGGCGGGCACCGGCTACGCGATGGCCAACGCCCACCCGGCCGTGCTCGCCGCCGTGCCGACGCACACCGCCACCAACGAGGAGGACGGCGTCGCCGACGTCATCGAACGGCTCTTCGCCGCGCGGGTACAGCCGGAGGCGGCGACCTGACAGCGGTCAGGGGCTCCCGGTGAGACGGCGGAAAAGGCCCGTGACAGGCGCGCAACGACCCGGCAACCTGCGCCCGGCACCATCGGTCCATGACGGAGTCGGCACCGGAACGTCCCCAGGAGTCCCTGCCCCTCGACAGCACGGCGCAACTGTTGACCCGTATCACCGCACAGCTCGGCACCCAGCTCAGCCTCGTCTCCCTGAACGGAACCCGACGGCCCATGCACCGAACCCCGCAACAGCCCCCGCACAGCAACGTGAGCCCCCTGATGCCCGCCGCCCCCGCCCTCGTCGCCGTCGCGCACGGCAGCCGGGACCCGCGGGCGCTGCACACGGTGACGGGGCTCCTGGACCGGGTGCGGGAACTGCGGCCGGGGCTCGACGTCCAGCTCGGTCACATCGAGCTCAACGCACCCCTCCTCCCGCAGACCCTGGACGCCCTGGGGAGCGGCGAGGCGGTCCTCGTACCGCTGCTGCTGGGCCGCGGCTACCACGTGAAGCAGGACATCCCGGAGGCCGTCGCCGCCGCCCCCGCCCTGCGCACCCGCACCGCCGGTCCGCTCGGGCCGCACCCGCTGCTGGTCGAGGCGCTCCACGGCCGGCTCACCGAGGCCGGCTGGCTCCCCTCGGACGACGGGAACCGCAACAGTGCCGTGGTCCTGGCCGCCGCCGGTTCGCGGGACCCCGAATCGGCCGCCGACACCCGCCGCACCGCGCACCTGCTCAGCGAACGGCTCGGCGGGGTGCCCGTCGTGCCCGCGTACGCCTCCGCCGCGACGCCCACCGTGCCGGCCGCCCTGCGCGCGCTGGCCGCCCGAGGCCGCCGACGGGTCGCCGTCGCCTCGTACTTCACCGCCCCCGGACGCTTCGCCTCGGCCGCGGCGGACCGGGCGCCCTGGATCGCCGCCGCACCGCTCGGCGCCCACCCGGCCATGGCACGCCTGCTGCTCCACCGCTACGACCAGGCACGATCGGGCGGCGCAGCCGCGCACGAAACCCTGATGAACACACGTTTCCTGGCCACCGCCTGAGCCCACCTGTCAGCGCGGCCGATTACTGTCGTTCCCATGAACGGCACGGACGGCACCGACGGTACGTACGGCACACAGGACCCCGGCACGGCTCCCTACGGCGCCGCCGACGCCGAGCGGTGGGACACCGAACCGGACAAACGGCCCGGCCGCACCGCCTTCCAGCGCGACCGCGCCCGGGTGCTGCACTCCGCGGCCCTGCGCAGGCTCGCCGGGAAGACCCAGGTCGTCACCCCGGGCACCCGCAGCCACGTCTGGGACGCCAGCCCCCGGACCCGGCTCACGCACTCGCTGGAGTGCGCCCAGGTCGGCCGCGAACTCGGCGCCGCGCTCGGCTGTGACCCCGACCTGGTCGAGACGGCCTGCCTCTCCCACGACATGGGCCACCCACCCTTCGGGCACAACGGCGAACAGGCACTCAACG
This genomic interval from Streptomyces sp. NBC_00464 contains the following:
- a CDS encoding SanA/YdcF family protein; the encoded protein is MRLKPWGAGAVRALKGAAGRLRPRLPRTRRGRRLAVQGLMVGCVLALAPATWMHTVADARVRTAADVPAQQVAVVFGAGLWDGKPSPYLANRLRTAAELYRDKKVKVVLVTGDNSRVEYDEPDAMRTFLVAHGVPDSRIVSDFAGFDTWDSCVRARKIFGVERAVLVSQGFHIRRAIALCRAAGIDAYGVGVDAVHDATWYYGGTREVFAAGKAALDALFEPDPHFLGPKEPGVTEALAADGR
- a CDS encoding Cof-type HAD-IIB family hydrolase; amino-acid sequence: MIASDLDGTLLRNDGTLSPRTLRALRTAEDAGTEIVIVTARPPRFVDRLAEATGLAGTAVCSNGALVYDIGTRTVVSSRVLPLTTAQRVATALAAAVPEVGFALETGNQVLYEPAYRLRMCEDAGAELPVPSLADLWLTEAPVTKLLAWSDRLDADTLLAAARQGTGDEVQLTHSGGRGLLEISAPGVTKAGTLEVLCAARGIDATEVIAFGDMPNDLTVLAWAGTGYAMANAHPAVLAAVPTHTATNEEDGVADVIERLFAARVQPEAAT
- a CDS encoding sirohydrochlorin chelatase; the encoded protein is MTESAPERPQESLPLDSTAQLLTRITAQLGTQLSLVSLNGTRRPMHRTPQQPPHSNVSPLMPAAPALVAVAHGSRDPRALHTVTGLLDRVRELRPGLDVQLGHIELNAPLLPQTLDALGSGEAVLVPLLLGRGYHVKQDIPEAVAAAPALRTRTAGPLGPHPLLVEALHGRLTEAGWLPSDDGNRNSAVVLAAAGSRDPESAADTRRTAHLLSERLGGVPVVPAYASAATPTVPAALRALAARGRRRVAVASYFTAPGRFASAAADRAPWIAAAPLGAHPAMARLLLHRYDQARSGGAAAHETLMNTRFLATA